One part of the Parasphingorhabdus sp. SCSIO 66989 genome encodes these proteins:
- a CDS encoding phytoene desaturase gives MTTAAVIGAGFGGLALAIRLQSAGIQTTVFEGRDKPGGRAYHWNKDGFIFDAGPTVITDPPCLKQLWELTGHDISEDVDLVPVMPFYRLNWPDGSNFDYSNDDEQLRAEIAKLNPDDVAGYERFLKYSEGVHDEGYLKLGTKAFLDFTSMIKAAPGLMKFQAWRSVYSIVSSYVKSEKLREALSFHTLLVGGHPMQTSAIYTLIHKLEKAGGVWFAKGGTNQLIAGMVRHFERIGGTMHLSTPIQQITTKGDRATGVVTEAHGEQTFDAVATNADIMHSYRDLLSDNPRGKKAARALSRKKFSPSLFVLHFGLKGTWPGIPHHMILFGPRYKGLLDDIYTNGVLPEDFSLYLHHPTVTDPGMAPEGHSTFYALAPVAHQGKLPIDWEKEGPKLADRILDEIGRRLIPDIHERVVTKFHYTPADFGRDLNAHLGSAFSLEPVLTQSAFFRTHNRDDVINNLYFVGAGTHPGAGIPGVVGSAKATADLMIADMV, from the coding sequence ATGACAACAGCAGCGGTTATCGGCGCAGGCTTTGGCGGTCTGGCGCTAGCAATACGGTTACAATCGGCGGGCATCCAGACCACCGTTTTTGAAGGCCGCGACAAGCCGGGTGGCCGTGCCTATCACTGGAACAAGGACGGCTTTATTTTTGACGCCGGGCCGACAGTGATCACCGATCCGCCATGCCTCAAACAGCTTTGGGAATTGACCGGGCACGATATCTCAGAAGATGTCGATCTGGTCCCGGTGATGCCGTTTTACCGCCTCAACTGGCCCGATGGCAGCAATTTTGATTATTCCAATGATGATGAGCAACTGCGCGCCGAAATCGCCAAGCTCAACCCCGATGATGTCGCGGGCTATGAGCGTTTCCTCAAATATAGCGAGGGCGTGCATGATGAAGGTTATTTGAAGCTCGGCACAAAGGCGTTTCTCGACTTCACCTCGATGATCAAGGCGGCACCGGGGCTGATGAAGTTTCAGGCCTGGCGCTCGGTCTATTCCATCGTTTCCTCCTATGTGAAGAGCGAGAAGCTGCGCGAGGCGCTGTCCTTTCACACCTTGCTGGTCGGCGGTCATCCGATGCAGACAAGCGCCATTTACACCTTGATCCACAAGCTGGAAAAGGCGGGCGGTGTCTGGTTCGCCAAGGGCGGCACCAACCAGCTCATCGCCGGGATGGTGCGCCATTTTGAGCGGATTGGCGGCACTATGCATCTGTCCACGCCGATCCAGCAGATCACCACAAAGGGCGACCGCGCCACCGGCGTGGTGACCGAGGCGCATGGCGAACAGACATTCGATGCCGTCGCCACCAATGCCGATATCATGCACAGCTATCGTGATTTGCTGAGCGATAATCCGCGCGGCAAAAAGGCGGCGAGGGCGCTTTCGCGCAAGAAATTCTCGCCGTCGCTGTTCGTGCTGCATTTTGGCCTGAAAGGCACCTGGCCCGGCATCCCGCACCATATGATCCTGTTCGGCCCGCGCTATAAGGGTCTGCTTGATGATATTTATACCAACGGCGTCTTGCCCGAGGATTTCTCGCTCTATCTGCATCACCCGACCGTCACTGATCCGGGCATGGCGCCGGAAGGGCACAGCACCTTCTATGCGCTGGCACCGGTCGCGCATCAGGGCAAATTGCCGATTGACTGGGAGAAGGAAGGGCCAAAGCTGGCGGATCGCATTCTCGATGAAATCGGTCGCCGCCTGATCCCCGATATTCATGAGCGGGTGGTCACCAAATTCCACTATACGCCCGCCGATTTTGGCCGCGATTTGAATGCGCATCTGGGCAGTGCCTTCAGCCTGGAACCGGTATTGACCCAAAGCGCCTTTTTCCGCACCCATAACCGCGATGATGTGATCAACAATCTCTATTTTGTCGGCGCCGGAACGCATCCGGGGGCGGGGATACCGGGGGTTGTGGGCAGTGCGAAAGCAACGGCGGATTTGATGATTGCGGATATGGTTTGA
- a CDS encoding TIGR00730 family Rossman fold protein — MKSLAVYCGSATPSDPVYIETAKQVGQVLAERGITVVYGGGRLGLMGAVADSALQAGGKVIGVIPEALVEAEVAHRGCSELHVVPGMHERKKLFTDMSDGFINLPGGVGTMDELWEAISWAQLGYHQKPVGLLNIAGYYDHLIAFNEHMGAVGFVRPQHRGILQVDATIHGLVDKMAHYQPIQTIFAMQTKDL; from the coding sequence GTGAAATCCCTCGCCGTTTATTGTGGCTCTGCCACCCCTTCCGATCCGGTCTATATCGAAACCGCCAAACAGGTCGGTCAGGTGCTTGCCGAGCGCGGGATTACCGTGGTTTATGGCGGCGGCAGGCTGGGCCTGATGGGCGCGGTGGCCGATAGCGCACTACAGGCGGGGGGCAAGGTCATCGGGGTGATTCCCGAAGCGTTGGTCGAGGCCGAGGTCGCGCATCGCGGGTGCTCTGAGCTGCACGTGGTCCCCGGTATGCATGAGCGCAAAAAGCTGTTCACCGATATGTCCGACGGTTTTATCAACCTTCCCGGCGGCGTTGGCACGATGGACGAGCTGTGGGAAGCGATCAGCTGGGCCCAGCTGGGCTATCACCAGAAACCCGTCGGCCTGCTCAATATCGCGGGCTATTATGACCATCTGATCGCGTTTAACGAGCATATGGGTGCGGTCGGCTTTGTTCGTCCCCAGCATCGCGGCATTTTGCAGGTCGATGCGACGATCCATGGTCTGGTCGACAAGATGGCGCATTATCAGCCGATCCAGACAATCTTTGCGATGCAGACCAAAGACCTTTAA
- a CDS encoding phytoene/squalene synthase family protein gives MHAPRSRFNRQELVAHAFTVIGKGSRSFSIASRLFDQETRERAWLLYAWCRKCDDLADGQDLGHGMKEVDDAEARLAYIRERTAMAFRGEPTGEASFDCLGVVVQECGIPKPYAEDVIDGFALDVAEWRPRSEDDLYQYCYHVAGAVGCMMAIVMGVDPQDEATLDRACDLGMAFQLANIARDIEEDDSVGRCYLPMDWLAEMDIPPGQHMKPPFREGLTRLAKRLADNSERYEASARIGARKLPYRARWAVLAAAGIYGDIAREVRARGQSAWDHRTVTTSMAKLGWIIRSCWRATQPPRPNADAEARKGLWTRPHR, from the coding sequence ATGCACGCGCCGCGATCCCGCTTTAACCGACAGGAACTGGTGGCCCATGCCTTTACCGTGATCGGCAAGGGCTCACGCTCCTTCTCCATTGCCAGCCGGTTGTTCGATCAGGAGACGCGCGAACGGGCTTGGTTGCTCTATGCCTGGTGCCGCAAATGCGATGATCTCGCCGATGGGCAGGATCTTGGCCATGGCATGAAAGAGGTCGATGATGCCGAGGCGCGGCTCGCCTATATTCGCGAGCGCACCGCGATGGCGTTTCGCGGCGAGCCGACGGGAGAGGCTTCTTTTGATTGTCTCGGCGTGGTGGTGCAGGAATGTGGCATTCCAAAGCCTTATGCCGAAGATGTGATTGACGGCTTCGCGCTCGATGTCGCCGAATGGCGCCCGCGCAGCGAGGATGATCTTTACCAATATTGCTACCATGTCGCCGGCGCCGTTGGCTGCATGATGGCGATTGTTATGGGCGTCGATCCGCAGGATGAGGCGACGCTGGATCGCGCCTGTGATCTCGGCATGGCGTTTCAGCTCGCCAATATTGCCCGGGATATTGAGGAGGATGACAGTGTCGGACGCTGTTATCTGCCGATGGACTGGCTGGCGGAAATGGATATTCCGCCCGGCCAGCATATGAAGCCGCCCTTTCGTGAGGGGCTGACCCGATTGGCCAAGCGGCTGGCGGACAATTCAGAACGCTATGAAGCCTCGGCGCGGATCGGCGCGCGCAAGCTGCCCTATCGCGCCCGCTGGGCGGTGCTGGCAGCGGCAGGCATTTATGGCGATATCGCCCGCGAAGTCCGCGCCCGCGGGCAAAGCGCCTGGGACCACCGCACGGTCACCACCAGCATGGCGAAACTCGGCTGGATCATCCGCAGCTGCTGGCGCGCAACCCAACCGCCACGGCCTAATGCGGATGCGGAGGCGCGTAAGGGGTTATGGACGCGGCCGCATCGTTAG